The nucleotide sequence CGGTACGGCAGCGACGCGAAGATCATGTCGGCGGTGTGGGTGTCGATCCCGTTCGCGACCGCGCGCTCCGAGTAGAGATCGCCCAGGCCCAGATCCATCAGGGTGTCCGACTTGATGATGTGGGTGGAGGACCGCTGCACCATCGTGACGTCGGCGCCGACCTCCCAGAGCGCCCCGCAGATGTCGAACGCCGAGTTGTTCGACCCGACGACGACGACCTTCTTCCCCTTGTAGGCGTCCGGGCCCGGGTGCTGTGACGAGTGCTGGACCTCGCCGGCGAATCGCTCCCGGCCCGGCAACGTCGGGATGTTCGGCTTCCCCGACACCCCGAGCGCGAACACCAGCTGCCGCGGGCGCAGCGTGATCTCCTCGCCGTCCCGGTCGACGACCAGATCCCAGCGGCCGCTCGCGTCGTCGTAGGTGGCCGAGCGCGCGGTCGTCGATCCCCAGTAGTTCAGCTCCATGATCCGGGTGTAGAACTCCAGCCAGTCGCCGATCTTGTCCTTCGGCGCGAACACCGGCCAGTTCTCCGGGAACTTCAGGTAGGGCAGGTGGTCGTACCAGACCGGGTCGTGCAGGGCGAGGCTCTTGTAGCGCTTGCGCCAGGAGTCGCCGGGGCGCTCGTTGCGCTCGACGATGATCGCCGGGACGCCGAGCTGACGCAGCCGCGCACCCAGCGCGATCCCGCCCTGGCCGCCGCCGACGATCACGACCTCCGGATCGCGGGTGCGGCCCAGCTCGGACAGCTCCTGCTCGCGCTGTTCCTTCCAGGTCACCCGGTTCGGGTTGGGGCCGTGCTCGGTGCCGAACGGCCGGTTCTCCCCGCGCGGCTCCTCGTGGCCCTTCAGCTCGTCGAGGGTGGTGAGGAAGGTCCAGGCCCGCGGCCCGCCGTCGCCGGAGACCAGCCGGGCGTGCCCGGATCCCCGGCCGACCGCCGTCTCGAAGGAGAACCAGACGTCGGTGACCCCGCCGGCCTCGGTGGGCTCCGCGGTGATCGTCCAGTTCGACGGGTCGGCACCGTCCAGGGTGTGGGTCAGCAGGTCGCGGACGCCGTCGTGGTGTTCGACGGTCGTCAGGTTCCAGGTGAAGGCGACCAGATCGCGCCAGTAGCTCTCGTCGGCGAACAGGGCGACGGCCCGGTCGACGTCGCGGGCGGCGAGCGCGTCGCCGAACGCGGTCATCCAGGTCTGCGCCGTGTCGCGCACCGCGGACTTCTCGAGTGTCTCGGTCACGTCGGGCCTCCTGCGAGCGGGTTCGCCACGACCGCGGCGGTGCTCGCCGTTCCGCGCCACGGTCGTCGGGGCAACGAGTGCAGTGAACACCACCCGAAGGGCCCGGCGACACGGTTGCGGCGAGGTTGCAAACGCTGCGCGGAACCGTTGCGGTGCGTCATGCTCGCACCCGCGCAGCTCGCTCCCGGACCGTCCGGCGGCGATCGCCCGGCCCCGCTGCGCCGGCCGCGCCGTGACCAGGGCGTCCCGGTGCCCGACACCCCTGCCACAGGAAGTGCAGCAGCTCATGAGCAGTGACGCTTCGGATCGGACCCCCACGGAACCGCTGCTCCCGCCGACCGGGCGGCACCGGTTCCGCAGCCTCGGTCCCGGTCTGCTGGCCGCGGCGACCGGCGTCGGGGCAGGCGACCTGGTCGCCACGATGATCGCCGGCGCGCAGTACGGCACCGCGCTGCTGTGGGCCGCCGTGCTCGGCACCGTCCTGAAGCTGGCGCTCGGCGAGGGCGTCGGGCGCTGGCATCTGGCATCGGGTTCCACGCTGCTCGACGGCTGGCGCAGGCTCGGGCGCTGGGCGACCAGCTTCTTCGCCGCCTACATCGTCATCTGGGGCTTCGTGTACGGGGCGACCGCGATGTCCGCGGTCGGGCTCCCGCTGAACGCACTGTTCGGCGGCCTGTCCGTGCGGTACTGGGCGATGATCGCCGGCGTGGTCGGCCTCGCGCTGGTCTGGGCGCAGCGCTACCACGTGTTCGAGAAGTTCATGACCGTGCTGGTCCTGATCAAGTTCGTGTCCGTGGTGTCGGTGGCCGTGCTGGTCACCCCGGACCTCGGCGACCTGGCGAGCGGGCTGGTGCCGCGGCTGCCCGAGGGCTCGGTCGTCTACGTGCTCGGCCTGATCGGTGGTGTCGGCGGGACCATCACGATGGCCGCATACGGCTACTGGATGTTCGCCAAGGGCTGGAAGGGCACCGGCTGGCTGTCGATGATGCGCCTCGACAACGCCGTCGGGTACGTGATGACCGGCATCTTCGTGGTCGCGATGCTGATCGTCGGTTCGACGATGCTGCTCGGCCAGGACCTCACCGAGAACGACCGCGGCCTGCTCACCCTGGGCGAGGCGCTCGGCGAGAGCTACGGCGAGTGGGCCCGGTTGCTGTTCCTGTTCGGGTTCCTCGCGGTCACCTCCAGCTCGCTGCTCGGCGTCTGGAACGGGGTCAGCCTGCTGTTCGCCGACATGGTCCGCACGCTGCGGCTACCGCACGGCAGGGCCGCCGACGTCATCGGCAACGACGCGGCGGTCGGCGCCGCCGCGAGCACCTCGGCGGCCGGTGCCGTCGCGGCCCCGGAGACCGAGCGGGAACGTTCCAGCGCGTTCGTCGCGACCGAGGTCGAGCGTTCGCTGCCGTTCCGCGGCTACCTGCTGTGGCTGACGATCCCGCCGATGATGCTGCTGTTCATCGATCGCCCGTTCGGGCTCACCCTGGTGTACGGCGTGCTCGGGTCGGTGTTCATGCCGTTCCTCGCGATCACCCTGATGCTGCTGCTCAACTCGAAGCGGGTCCCGGCGCAGGGGCGCTCGCGGTGGCTGTCGAACACGCTGCTCGGTGCATCGTCGGCGCTGTTCCTCACGCTCCTGGTGACCGACATCTACCAGCGTGTCGCGGGCTGACGCTCCCACTCCCCCGCTCAGCTCGGGTCCGGGCGGGGCGGCGCCCGAACCCCCTCTTCAGCTCAGGTCCGGGCGCGGTGGCGTCCGCTCCCCGGCCTCGATCGCGACGTCGAGGGTGTTGCCGGCGGGCGGCAGCGGGCAGGTCGCGTGGGCGGTGAAGGCGCAGGGCAGGTTCACCGTCCGGTTGAGGTCGAGGATCACGGCACCGTCGGCGCCCGGATCGGCGGCGGTCAGGATCCGGCCGCCGCCGTAGGTCTCCCGGCCCGAGGTGGCGTCGCGGAAGTGCAGCGACAGGCCGCCGTCCTTGCCGGCCAGCGCGACCAGCCGCCGGGTGGCACCGCCGTGCTCGAACTCGACCTCACCGACCGCGGTCGGGAAGTGCTGCAGGCCCTCGACGACCGCGTCCACGGTGATCCGGCGCGGCTCGGCGTAGGCGGTGAACCGGCCGGTCACGACGGCATCCGGATCGAAGTCCCAGGTGGGGACGCCGTCGAAGGCGGTCCGGGTGATCGCCTGCGGATCGCGCACCCGCAGTGCGTAGCCGTCGGTGCGGCGGGCGATCTCGACGACCCGCTCCCCCACCGTCACCATCGCGCCGGGCGCGCCGTCGACCGGACGGACCTGCGCGGTGCCGTCCAGCGGCTGCCCGGCACCGGGCAGGACGACGCCGTCGGACGCGGCTGCGGTGATCTCGACGGTGTCGGCGTCGGCGATCCGCCAGGTTCCCGGCAGCGACCCGACGGTGCCGGGACCGTCGTCGAGCCAGTGCAGCGCGGTCAGCGACAGCCAGCCGTGCGGTGCGCGGAGCAGCTCCTCCCGCTCGGCCCGCCAGGCCGCGTGCGCACCCGCAGCAGTCGCCGCCGCTGTTCCCGTGGCCGCCGCTGTGGTCCCTGCGTCCGCCGCCGTGAACCCTGTGTCCGCCCCTGTGTCTGCCGCTGCGTCCGCCGTGTTCGCCGTCATGTCCGAGGTCAACGCCGGCCGGCCCGCCGGGCTTCCCGCTCAGTGCACCCGTCTGCGCTGCGAGTCCGGATCGGGCCGGGTGAGCGCGATCACTCCGGCCAGCGCCACGATCACCCCCAGCAGTGCGGCGCCCTCCCAGCCGGGCCGGATCCGGTCCCCGAGCAGCGCGATGCCGACCACACCCGGCACCACCACCTCGGTCACCGACAGCACCGCGGTCGCCGTCCCGACGGCGCCGTCCTGCAGCGCCTTCGCGAACGCCGCCACGCCGAGCACCCCCATCGCCACGACCCCGTAGCCCAGCGGATCGAGCAGCAGGTCACCGACGGTCTCCCAGCGGATCGGGCCGGGATGGATGGCGCGCACCGCGAGCGCCGTCCCACCGAACCCGAGCCCGGCGAGGAACGCGAGCAGCATCGGGCGTCCGGCCCGCCACACGAACGGCACCGCGACCAGCAGCAGCGCGAACGACACCAGCAGCACCGGCGTCGCGACCGGGGGCAGCGCATCCGGGCGTTCCGGTTCGGCGCTCGCCGCGACCAGCACCAGCCCGGACAGCACCGCGACGACCGCCCAGCGGTCGCGCCGGATCAGGTTCCACGGGTTCCAACCGTGGTCGGCCAGCGTGGTCAGCGCGATCGCCCCGGCCAGGATCGACTGCACCGCGAACACCGGGAGGTAGCGCAGGGCCGCCACGGTCAGCACCCAGGCGACGACGTCGGCGGCCAGCCCGGCCAGGAACCACGGCTGCAACCACACCAGGCGGCCGTACTTCGCCAGCCGGCTGCCCTTGGCCTCCCACAGCGCCGCGACGGTGTTGCCGATCATTGCAGCGACGGCGATGAGCAGCGCGAACAAGGTCGTCATGGCGCGGCCCATCCTGCCCGTTCCGGGCCGAACCGGCTTCGGACACGCCGGTCTGCCGGTGTCGTACCCACAGGGCACACTCGTCGTCATGCGCATGCAGTTCGGTGTGGACGACGGCGACGCGTTCCGGGAGCGCCTGGCGGAGCTGAGTACCGGCTTCGCCGCGTGGCTCGACGAGCACGATCTCGCCGGCGAACCGACCTCGGCCGAGCTCCTGATGCAGTACAAGTGGCTCGCCGCCGACGGTGATCTCGCGAGCTGGCCGCTGGAGCAGATCACCGAGTTCCTGGCCGAGTGGTGCCCGCAGGTCATGGCCGAGCACCGGCTGCCGCTGCGGCTGGTCCCGCTGACCGTCGTGGTGTTCGCCGAGTACCTCGACGAGCAGGGCCTGCTCGCACCGACCAGCCCGCGGCCCTCGGCGATCCGGCGGCGGTGCACCGACTTCGCCGACACCTACGACGAGCTGGAGGCCGGCCCGGTCGAGCCGCTGCTCGCCGAGTTCGAGTCGCCGCCGGATCCGGTGCGGATCCCCTCCCCGGCCGACCGTGCGCGATGCGCCGCGCAGGCGCCGATCCTGCGCGACGCCCGCGCACT is from Pseudonocardia autotrophica and encodes:
- a CDS encoding NAD(P)/FAD-dependent oxidoreductase: MTETLEKSAVRDTAQTWMTAFGDALAARDVDRAVALFADESYWRDLVAFTWNLTTVEHHDGVRDLLTHTLDGADPSNWTITAEPTEAGGVTDVWFSFETAVGRGSGHARLVSGDGGPRAWTFLTTLDELKGHEEPRGENRPFGTEHGPNPNRVTWKEQREQELSELGRTRDPEVVIVGGGQGGIALGARLRQLGVPAIIVERNERPGDSWRKRYKSLALHDPVWYDHLPYLKFPENWPVFAPKDKIGDWLEFYTRIMELNYWGSTTARSATYDDASGRWDLVVDRDGEEITLRPRQLVFALGVSGKPNIPTLPGRERFAGEVQHSSQHPGPDAYKGKKVVVVGSNNSAFDICGALWEVGADVTMVQRSSTHIIKSDTLMDLGLGDLYSERAVANGIDTHTADMIFASLPYRIMHTFQKPIYDKTREVDADFYRRLTDAGFDLDFGDDDSGLFMKYLRRGSGYYIDVGAAELVADGRVKLAKGQVTEFTEKGVRLDGPDGGAELEADLVVFATGYGSMNGLAADIVGQEIADAVGKVWGLGSDTTKDPGPWEGEQRNMWKPTQQPNLWFHGGNLHQSRFYSLYLALQLKAREAGIPTPVYALQERHHLS
- a CDS encoding Nramp family divalent metal transporter, encoding MSSDASDRTPTEPLLPPTGRHRFRSLGPGLLAAATGVGAGDLVATMIAGAQYGTALLWAAVLGTVLKLALGEGVGRWHLASGSTLLDGWRRLGRWATSFFAAYIVIWGFVYGATAMSAVGLPLNALFGGLSVRYWAMIAGVVGLALVWAQRYHVFEKFMTVLVLIKFVSVVSVAVLVTPDLGDLASGLVPRLPEGSVVYVLGLIGGVGGTITMAAYGYWMFAKGWKGTGWLSMMRLDNAVGYVMTGIFVVAMLIVGSTMLLGQDLTENDRGLLTLGEALGESYGEWARLLFLFGFLAVTSSSLLGVWNGVSLLFADMVRTLRLPHGRAADVIGNDAAVGAAASTSAAGAVAAPETERERSSAFVATEVERSLPFRGYLLWLTIPPMMLLFIDRPFGLTLVYGVLGSVFMPFLAITLMLLLNSKRVPAQGRSRWLSNTLLGASSALFLTLLVTDIYQRVAG
- a CDS encoding DUF1684 domain-containing protein → MTANTADAAADTGADTGFTAADAGTTAAATGTAAATAAGAHAAWRAEREELLRAPHGWLSLTALHWLDDGPGTVGSLPGTWRIADADTVEITAAASDGVVLPGAGQPLDGTAQVRPVDGAPGAMVTVGERVVEIARRTDGYALRVRDPQAITRTAFDGVPTWDFDPDAVVTGRFTAYAEPRRITVDAVVEGLQHFPTAVGEVEFEHGGATRRLVALAGKDGGLSLHFRDATSGRETYGGGRILTAADPGADGAVILDLNRTVNLPCAFTAHATCPLPPAGNTLDVAIEAGERTPPRPDLS